ACGATTGTCGCGTTCGCGTAAATCGTCACGTTGTCCTCGAGGCTCGGATGCCGCTTCTTCCCATGCAACGCCTGTCCGCCCGATAGCGAACGCGCCACGAGGCCCACGCCTTGATAAAGCTTCACATGACTGCCGATGACCGAAGTCTCGCCCACGACCGCGCCCGTTCCATGATCAATAAAAAAGTGCGAACCGATTTGCGCGCCCGGATGCAAATCAATTCCCGTGCGCCCGTGTGCCCACTCGGTCATGATACGCGGAATCAGCGCAATGTCCTTGCGATACAACTCATGCGCCAGCCGCTGCACCGCGATCGCTTCCATGAACGGATACGCCACGATGATTTCCTCCCGGCTCAACGCCGCCGGATCGCCGTTGTAAGCCGCCTCGGTATCCGTCTGGAGCAATTCACGGATGTGCGGGAGCATCCCGAGAAATTCCAGCGTCAACGCATGCGCCTCACCCCGCGCATCTTTTTTCTCATGATCGGCGTGGTGGCGATACTCAATGCTCTTATAAATTTCATCCTCGAGATGTTCCTGCACGCAA
The Verrucomicrobiia bacterium genome window above contains:
- a CDS encoding serine O-acetyltransferase, with protein sequence MPLRNTVRVQVTVTQLTEQLIASYARHGGINHLDGKNLPSKRTIGGITIDLLRLLFPGFFDEKLIHSSEIKVETATLMACVQEHLEDEIYKSIEYRHHADHEKKDARGEAHALTLEFLGMLPHIRELLQTDTEAAYNGDPAALSREEIIVAYPFMEAIAVQRLAHELYRKDIALIPRIMTEWAHGRTGIDLHPGAQIGSHFFIDHGTGAVVGETSVIGSHVKLYQGVGLVARSLSGGQALHGKKRHPSLEDNVTIYANATIVGGETVIGAGSTIGANVFLMQSVAPNSLVLQEDVKVKVISKADREKKKLDFEI